In one window of Streptomyces sp. NBC_00193 DNA:
- a CDS encoding SDR family NAD(P)-dependent oxidoreductase — MTVTEDSQEQGHAFGPGIDPDRLALCLSVLDELDKLDVDHPDAITVRRATAGLYRTVKQRRRQDRRAAKTANDKAVTEATATGSAERIDDETEGLLPSSVTEAGRIAGILQRPRSCYVCKTRYVEVDYFYHQLCQACATVNRTKREVRADLTGKRALLTGGRAKIGMYIALRLLRDGAHTTITTRFPKDAIRRFKAMEDSAEWMHRLEVVGIDLRDPAQSVALADQVAAAGPLDILINNATQTVRRLPSAYAALVEGESAPLPAGELPAHHVIGAFNSGAVDGLAALPIGVSGLEAQKVADLALVAGNASLERHLAGTAIDAGGLLPDVVDSNTWVQTIDQISPVELLETQLCNYTSPFILISALRPAMAEAARKAAVGRAYVVNVSAMEGVFSRGYKGAGHPNTNAAKAAMNMVTRTSGQEMFQTDRILMTSVDTGWITDERPHFDKLRLAEEGFHAPLDLVDGAARVYDPIVRGELGEDLYGVFLKDYAPANW; from the coding sequence ATGACGGTGACCGAAGACAGCCAGGAGCAGGGCCACGCCTTCGGGCCCGGCATCGACCCCGACCGCCTGGCCCTCTGCCTGAGCGTGCTCGACGAGCTCGACAAGCTCGACGTCGACCACCCGGACGCGATCACCGTGCGCCGCGCCACCGCCGGTCTGTACCGGACGGTCAAGCAGCGCCGCCGCCAGGACCGCCGCGCCGCCAAGACCGCCAACGACAAGGCCGTCACCGAGGCGACCGCGACCGGCTCCGCCGAGCGCATCGACGACGAGACCGAGGGCCTGCTGCCCTCCTCGGTCACGGAGGCCGGACGGATCGCCGGAATACTCCAGCGCCCGCGCTCCTGCTACGTCTGCAAGACGCGCTACGTCGAGGTCGACTACTTCTACCACCAGCTCTGCCAGGCCTGCGCCACCGTGAACCGGACCAAGCGGGAGGTCCGTGCCGACCTCACCGGCAAGCGCGCGCTGCTCACCGGCGGCCGGGCCAAGATCGGCATGTACATCGCGCTGCGACTGCTGCGCGACGGCGCCCACACCACGATCACCACCCGGTTCCCCAAGGACGCCATCCGCCGCTTCAAGGCGATGGAAGACTCGGCGGAGTGGATGCACCGGCTGGAGGTCGTCGGCATCGACCTGCGCGACCCGGCCCAGTCCGTGGCCCTCGCCGACCAGGTGGCCGCGGCCGGCCCGCTCGACATCCTGATCAACAACGCGACGCAGACCGTGCGCCGCCTGCCCAGTGCCTACGCGGCGCTGGTCGAGGGGGAGAGCGCCCCGCTGCCGGCCGGCGAGCTCCCGGCCCACCACGTCATCGGGGCCTTCAATTCCGGCGCGGTCGACGGCCTGGCGGCGCTGCCCATCGGCGTGAGCGGGCTCGAGGCGCAGAAGGTCGCCGACCTCGCGCTGGTCGCGGGCAACGCCAGCCTGGAGCGACACCTCGCCGGCACCGCCATCGACGCGGGCGGCCTGCTGCCCGACGTCGTCGACAGCAACACGTGGGTACAGACCATCGACCAGATCTCCCCGGTGGAGCTGCTCGAGACCCAGCTGTGCAACTACACGTCGCCGTTCATCCTGATCAGTGCGCTCAGGCCGGCCATGGCCGAAGCCGCCCGCAAGGCGGCGGTCGGACGGGCGTACGTCGTGAACGTCTCGGCGATGGAGGGCGTCTTCAGCCGCGGCTACAAGGGTGCGGGGCACCCGAACACCAACGCCGCCAAGGCCGCGATGAACATGGTGACCCGGACCAGCGGCCAGGAGATGTTCCAGACCGACCGGATCCTGATGACCTCGGTCGACACCGGCTGGATCACGGACGAGCGCCCGCACTTCGACAAGCTGCGCCTCGCCGAGGAGGGCTTCCACGCCCCCCTCGACCTGGTCGACGGCGCGGCCCGGGTCTACGACCCGATCGTCCGCGGCGAGCTCGGCGAGGACCTGTACGGGGTCTTCCTCAAGGACTACGCACCCGCCAACTGGTAG
- a CDS encoding lipase maturation factor family protein, whose translation MDWFTAPGYWLGRLIFQRALAGVYLVAFTGAALQFRALIGAHGMLPVPRHLRYVPFRRAPSLFHLHYSDRFFACCAWTGAALAAALAAGAGDAVPLGAAMAMWALLWLLYLSIVNVGQTWYSFGWESLLLEVGFLAVFLGNARAGPPVLVLWLLRWVVFRVEFGAGLIKMRGDPCWRRLTCLYFHHETQPMPGPLSWFFHHLPKPLHRVECAANHVTQLVVPVLLFTPQPVASYAAAIIVATQLWLVVSGNFAWLNWITITAALPAFDFSALAGAPPAAASRQGPLWYVVLVCALTALVLVLSRHPVANMVSRRQVMNRSFDPLHLVNTYGAFGTVGRIREEVVVEGTADRQPREDGAWREYGFRGKPGDVRRIPRQFAPYHLRLDWLMWFAALSPGYARDWFGPFVERLLSGDRDTLKLLRHNPFPDAPPHYVRARLYRYRFTTWRELRETGAWWHRTLVREYLPPTRLARAARSEPE comes from the coding sequence ATGGACTGGTTCACGGCGCCCGGATACTGGCTGGGGCGGCTGATCTTCCAGCGGGCCCTGGCCGGTGTCTACCTCGTCGCCTTCACCGGGGCCGCCCTGCAGTTCCGGGCACTGATCGGGGCGCACGGCATGCTGCCCGTGCCGCGCCACCTGCGGTACGTGCCCTTCCGGCGTGCCCCGAGCCTGTTCCACCTGCACTACTCGGACCGGTTCTTCGCCTGCTGCGCCTGGACCGGGGCGGCCCTGGCGGCGGCGCTCGCCGCGGGGGCCGGGGACGCGGTGCCGCTGGGCGCGGCGATGGCGATGTGGGCGCTGCTGTGGCTGCTGTACCTGTCGATCGTGAACGTCGGGCAGACCTGGTACTCCTTCGGCTGGGAGTCGCTGCTGCTGGAGGTCGGCTTCCTGGCCGTCTTCCTCGGCAACGCGCGGGCCGGGCCGCCGGTGCTGGTGCTGTGGCTGCTGCGCTGGGTGGTCTTCCGGGTGGAGTTCGGCGCGGGGCTCATCAAGATGCGGGGCGACCCCTGCTGGCGCCGGCTCACCTGCCTGTACTTCCATCACGAGACGCAGCCGATGCCCGGCCCGCTGAGCTGGTTCTTCCACCATCTGCCGAAGCCGCTGCACCGGGTGGAGTGCGCCGCCAACCACGTGACCCAACTGGTCGTGCCCGTCCTGCTGTTCACCCCGCAGCCGGTGGCCTCGTACGCCGCCGCGATCATCGTGGCGACCCAGCTGTGGCTGGTGGTGTCGGGGAACTTCGCCTGGCTGAACTGGATCACGATCACGGCGGCCCTGCCGGCCTTCGACTTCAGCGCGCTCGCGGGCGCCCCACCGGCGGCCGCCTCCCGGCAGGGGCCGCTCTGGTACGTGGTGCTGGTGTGCGCGCTCACCGCGCTGGTGCTCGTGCTGAGCCGGCATCCGGTGGCCAACATGGTCTCGCGCCGCCAGGTCATGAACCGTTCCTTCGACCCCCTCCACCTGGTCAACACCTACGGGGCGTTCGGCACGGTGGGCCGGATCCGCGAGGAGGTGGTGGTGGAGGGCACCGCGGACCGGCAGCCCCGCGAGGACGGCGCGTGGCGGGAGTACGGCTTCCGGGGCAAGCCGGGTGACGTCCGCCGGATCCCGCGCCAGTTCGCCCCGTACCACCTGCGCCTCGACTGGCTCATGTGGTTCGCGGCGCTCTCCCCCGGCTACGCCCGCGACTGGTTCGGGCCCTTCGTGGAGCGACTGCTGTCGGGCGACCGGGACACCCTGAAGCTGCTCCGCCACAACCCCTTCCCGGACGCACCGCCGCACTACGTCCGGGCGCGGCTGTACCGCTACCGCTTCACCACGTGGCGGGAGCTGCGCGAGACCGGGGCGTGGTGGCACCGCACGCTGGTGCGCGAGTACCTGCCACCGACCCGGCTCGCGCGGGCGGCCCGGTCAGAGCCCGAGTAG
- a CDS encoding YndJ family protein, with protein MTVLVNLIVTLGMLYVVPAGLRLIDPARFGRAARLWPLFAAPGAVCLWLPRGAPATALATIYAAATLALAVRGAVPAVRAAVAAVRAPGRGPGPAEVAVLTALMAPSVAGTALVAERAGHRLFGFDLDILALTVPHFHFAGFTAALVAGLVCRASAAGALARWAAYSVPAGTALVLLGYFIDDWAELVGAVTLTGGMWAVALLTWRDVRPGARGRDRITGALLACSAVVLVATMLLALWWALGEATGIVHPTLTWMAATHGLGNALGFGLCSLLAWRRLTASAARPAPSSAPAPAAALAPAALPDRTEIPA; from the coding sequence GTGACCGTACTGGTGAATCTGATCGTCACCTTGGGCATGCTCTACGTCGTCCCGGCCGGCCTGCGCCTGATCGATCCGGCCCGGTTCGGGCGGGCGGCCCGGCTCTGGCCGCTGTTCGCGGCCCCCGGAGCGGTCTGCCTGTGGCTGCCCCGGGGAGCCCCGGCCACGGCCCTCGCCACGATCTACGCGGCGGCCACCCTGGCCCTGGCGGTACGGGGCGCGGTTCCGGCGGTACGGGCCGCGGTCGCGGCGGTACGCGCGCCCGGGCGGGGTCCCGGTCCCGCCGAGGTGGCCGTGCTCACCGCACTGATGGCGCCCTCGGTCGCCGGGACCGCCCTGGTCGCCGAACGCGCCGGACACCGGCTCTTCGGCTTCGACCTCGACATCCTGGCCCTGACCGTGCCGCACTTCCACTTCGCCGGTTTCACCGCGGCCCTGGTCGCCGGTCTGGTGTGCCGGGCCTCCGCCGCCGGAGCCCTCGCGCGCTGGGCGGCGTACAGCGTCCCGGCCGGGACCGCGCTGGTGCTCCTCGGCTACTTCATCGACGACTGGGCCGAGCTGGTGGGCGCGGTGACGCTGACCGGCGGCATGTGGGCGGTGGCCCTGCTGACCTGGCGGGACGTCCGCCCCGGGGCCCGCGGCCGGGACCGGATCACCGGTGCGCTGCTCGCGTGCTCGGCGGTCGTCCTGGTGGCCACCATGCTGCTCGCCCTGTGGTGGGCGCTCGGCGAGGCCACCGGGATCGTGCACCCCACCCTGACCTGGATGGCCGCGACCCACGGCCTCGGCAACGCCCTCGGCTTCGGCCTCTGCTCACTGCTCGCCTGGCGCCGCCTGACCGCATCGGCCGCTCGGCCCGCACCCTCATCTGCACCCGCACCCGCGGCCGCGCTCGCACCCGCCGCCCTGCCCGACCGAACGGAGATCCCGGCATGA
- a CDS encoding SpoIIE family protein phosphatase — translation MCHGGPVPTAVSLPEDWPAHPDRSLSLNRMGSFDWDLVTGLMHMDSAALEVFDTTDEEYDGRPESLSPRVPPAEAVRLDALVSSALKSGVDSYGAYFRIRCHDGTLRWTHTQGRVMRGPDGRPYRIIGIVRDATEELSHSAERLGLDEERRRQTSVVESTTAALAHARTVQDVIDALGDAHGLERLGSMGMVMGLVEAGRIHLVAEGPAGSFVPGTRYTRIDEQYPMSEVVRSLQPRFLDSAAEFAAGYPGLWAKISSMHISAAAYLPLIAQARPIGAIGLLYRDKDGFTQEERNLLVALGSSIAQSLQRAMLLEQEHDLAEGLQQAMLPRRIPSVPGAEIAVRYRSAKMGQDIGGDWYDVIPLPGGRVGAVIGDVQGHDTHAAAVMGQLRIVLRAYAAEGHSPATVMARASVFLHELDTDRFATCTYAEVDLSTGVLQLVRAGHIDPLLRTRDGGCERLALEGGMPLGLSAEFGLLEYPVTTVELGPGETLLLCTDGLVEQPGADLDDGVRLLASLVRTGPADLALLADRLCEVVDDRGGDDDMALLLLRREAEEVQQAGGRLQQHVAPGDPEALVSARHMIGAAVRTWGARERADEIELVADELIVNALMHTDGPAIVTLRVLTGPERRLRVEVEDRSSALPRRREAGDSGVSGRGLMLVDRLADVWGVESRGSGKCVWCEFTMP, via the coding sequence GTGTGTCATGGTGGACCGGTGCCGACCGCCGTATCACTGCCGGAGGACTGGCCCGCACATCCGGACCGGTCGCTCTCGCTGAACCGCATGGGCAGTTTCGACTGGGACCTGGTCACCGGTCTCATGCACATGGACTCGGCCGCCCTCGAGGTCTTCGACACGACGGACGAGGAGTACGACGGCCGGCCGGAGTCGCTCTCGCCGCGGGTCCCGCCCGCCGAGGCCGTCCGGCTCGACGCACTGGTCTCCTCGGCCCTCAAGAGCGGGGTCGACAGCTACGGCGCCTACTTCCGCATCCGCTGCCACGACGGCACGCTGCGCTGGACGCACACGCAGGGCCGGGTCATGCGGGGCCCGGACGGCCGCCCGTACCGGATCATCGGCATCGTCCGCGACGCCACCGAGGAGCTCAGTCATTCGGCGGAGCGCCTCGGACTGGACGAGGAGCGGCGCCGCCAGACCTCCGTGGTCGAGAGCACCACCGCCGCACTCGCGCACGCCCGGACCGTCCAGGACGTCATCGACGCGCTCGGCGACGCCCACGGCCTGGAACGGCTCGGATCCATGGGCATGGTGATGGGACTGGTCGAAGCCGGCCGGATCCACCTCGTCGCCGAGGGCCCCGCGGGCAGCTTCGTCCCCGGCACCCGCTACACCCGCATCGACGAGCAGTACCCGATGAGCGAGGTGGTGCGCTCGCTCCAGCCGCGGTTCCTGGACTCCGCGGCCGAGTTCGCCGCCGGGTACCCCGGGCTCTGGGCGAAGATCTCGTCCATGCACATCTCGGCGGCCGCCTACCTGCCCCTGATCGCCCAGGCCCGCCCGATCGGCGCGATCGGCCTGCTCTACCGGGACAAGGACGGCTTCACCCAGGAGGAGCGGAACCTGCTCGTCGCGCTCGGCAGCAGCATCGCCCAGAGCCTGCAGCGGGCGATGCTGCTGGAGCAGGAGCACGATCTCGCGGAAGGGCTCCAGCAGGCGATGCTGCCGCGCCGGATCCCCTCGGTGCCGGGCGCCGAGATCGCCGTACGGTACCGCTCGGCCAAGATGGGCCAGGACATCGGCGGCGACTGGTACGACGTCATCCCGCTGCCCGGCGGCCGGGTCGGCGCGGTCATCGGCGACGTCCAGGGCCACGACACCCACGCCGCGGCGGTCATGGGCCAGCTGCGGATCGTGCTGCGCGCCTACGCCGCCGAAGGGCACTCGCCGGCCACGGTCATGGCCCGGGCCTCCGTCTTCCTGCACGAGCTGGACACCGACCGCTTCGCCACCTGTACGTACGCCGAGGTCGACCTCTCGACCGGGGTGCTGCAACTGGTCCGGGCCGGCCACATCGACCCCCTCCTGCGCACCCGTGACGGGGGCTGCGAGCGCCTCGCGCTGGAGGGCGGGATGCCGCTCGGGCTGTCCGCGGAGTTCGGGCTGCTGGAGTATCCGGTGACCACGGTCGAGCTCGGACCAGGGGAAACGCTCCTGCTGTGCACGGACGGCCTGGTGGAACAGCCCGGAGCCGACCTCGACGACGGCGTGCGGCTCCTCGCCTCCCTCGTCCGCACCGGACCGGCCGACCTGGCCCTGCTCGCCGACCGGCTGTGCGAGGTCGTGGACGACCGGGGCGGCGACGACGACATGGCGCTGCTGCTGCTCCGCCGCGAGGCCGAAGAGGTCCAGCAGGCCGGCGGCCGGCTCCAGCAGCACGTGGCGCCCGGCGATCCGGAGGCCCTGGTATCGGCCCGCCACATGATCGGCGCGGCGGTGCGGACCTGGGGCGCCCGGGAGCGGGCGGACGAGATCGAGCTGGTCGCCGACGAACTCATCGTCAACGCCCTCATGCACACCGACGGTCCCGCCATCGTGACCCTGCGGGTCCTGACCGGCCCCGAACGCCGGCTCCGCGTGGAGGTCGAGGACCGCTCCAGCGCCCTGCCCCGCCGCAGGGAGGCGGGCGACTCCGGGGTCTCGGGACGCGGTCTGATGCTGGTGGACCGGCTGGCGGACGTCTGGGGCGTGGAATCGCGGGGGAGCGGGAAGTGCGTGTGGTGCGAGTTCACGATGCCGTGA
- a CDS encoding DUF1990 family protein, with amino-acid sequence MTRLLSEARSTFNYPDRGATARRPLPAGYNFTHHRTRIGHGQAALDAAGAAVTTFRAHRASGMLVTAGAFPVRPGDRVVVGIGIGPVRIDAPCEVIWTAYEPRRTGFAYGTLSGHPECGEESFVVDMEADGSVWFEVTAFSRPASWYTRLAGPVVPLLQQAYARRLGRYVRRLATGARPARYWRGWTGSRRPDTGWGG; translated from the coding sequence ATGACCCGCCTCCTCAGCGAAGCCCGCAGCACCTTCAACTACCCCGACCGGGGCGCCACGGCCCGGCGGCCGCTGCCCGCCGGGTACAACTTCACCCACCACCGCACCCGGATCGGGCACGGGCAGGCCGCGCTGGACGCGGCCGGGGCCGCCGTCACCACGTTCCGGGCGCACCGCGCCTCGGGCATGCTCGTCACGGCCGGAGCCTTCCCCGTCCGGCCCGGCGACCGGGTCGTGGTCGGGATCGGGATCGGCCCGGTGCGGATCGACGCCCCGTGCGAGGTGATCTGGACCGCGTACGAGCCCCGGCGGACCGGTTTCGCGTACGGGACGCTGAGCGGGCATCCCGAGTGCGGCGAGGAGTCCTTCGTGGTGGACATGGAGGCCGACGGTTCGGTGTGGTTCGAGGTGACCGCCTTCAGCCGCCCGGCAAGCTGGTACACCCGCCTGGCGGGCCCGGTCGTCCCCCTCCTCCAGCAGGCCTACGCCCGGCGGCTCGGGCGGTACGTGCGGCGGCTCGCCACGGGCGCCCGCCCGGCCCGATACTGGAGGGGATGGACTGGTTCACGGCGCCCGGATACTGGCTGGGGCGGCTGA
- a CDS encoding DUF6777 domain-containing protein yields MYAPTPRQAPRRHAPARAALFTVLGLLAAACGATGDEGRTKGPAAESQDVHLQPVASAGPDPFTSSSATAESAPVQPPLPNATGQGIRTVNAATPGLYGGTQRLGSCDVEAQVQSLTADDAKARAFAEASQVEQEKIPDFLRGLTPVVLRADTRVTNHGFVGGNPNAFQSVLQAGTAVLVDDHGMPRVRCACGNPLAAPRAAKGTPVLKGDPWSGYQPTQVVVIEPTMQVINNLVIVNIADNTWIERTAGDDGAQDRTPRTPPPYDPADGIPAGPAIPPGTSPAEPCRTPESNSLARTEPPTGPPSPGRSPAPNAADCPPGSPQTAPNTPTTPTAPDQPPTGIPSGPPTAPPTAPDQPTDIPSDLPGQTPSDPGTLVGPDGMSPQPSDPYGDPYANPYANPDTDPYADPYSVPEQEPSAPYDGQYLESA; encoded by the coding sequence GTGTACGCACCGACACCTCGTCAGGCGCCGCGTCGTCACGCACCGGCCCGTGCGGCCCTCTTCACCGTCCTCGGACTCCTCGCCGCGGCCTGCGGGGCCACCGGCGACGAGGGACGGACCAAGGGCCCCGCAGCCGAGAGCCAGGACGTCCACCTCCAGCCCGTGGCCTCGGCGGGCCCCGACCCCTTCACCTCCTCCTCCGCCACCGCCGAATCGGCCCCCGTCCAGCCCCCGCTGCCCAATGCGACCGGCCAGGGCATCCGCACCGTCAACGCGGCCACCCCAGGCCTGTACGGCGGAACCCAGCGGCTCGGCAGCTGCGACGTGGAGGCGCAGGTCCAGTCCCTGACCGCCGACGACGCGAAGGCGCGCGCCTTCGCCGAGGCCTCCCAGGTGGAGCAGGAGAAGATCCCCGACTTCCTGCGCGGCCTCACCCCGGTCGTGCTGCGCGCCGACACCCGGGTGACCAACCACGGCTTCGTCGGCGGCAACCCCAACGCCTTCCAGTCCGTCCTCCAGGCCGGCACCGCCGTCCTCGTGGACGACCACGGAATGCCCCGCGTCCGCTGCGCCTGCGGGAACCCGCTGGCCGCTCCGCGCGCCGCCAAGGGGACGCCGGTGCTCAAGGGGGACCCCTGGAGCGGCTACCAGCCCACCCAGGTCGTGGTCATCGAGCCGACCATGCAGGTGATCAACAACCTGGTCATCGTCAACATCGCCGACAACACCTGGATCGAGCGCACGGCCGGGGACGACGGAGCCCAGGACCGCACCCCGCGGACGCCGCCCCCGTACGACCCGGCCGACGGGATCCCCGCCGGGCCCGCGATCCCGCCCGGCACCTCGCCGGCCGAACCGTGCCGGACTCCGGAGAGCAACAGCCTCGCCCGCACCGAGCCGCCCACCGGCCCGCCCAGCCCCGGCCGCAGCCCCGCCCCGAACGCGGCCGACTGCCCGCCGGGCTCCCCGCAGACGGCTCCGAACACCCCCACCACCCCGACGGCCCCCGACCAGCCCCCGACCGGCATCCCCTCCGGCCCGCCCACGGCCCCGCCGACGGCCCCCGACCAGCCCACCGACATCCCCTCCGACCTGCCCGGGCAGACCCCGAGCGACCCGGGGACCCTGGTGGGCCCCGACGGGATGTCTCCGCAGCCGAGCGATCCGTACGGGGACCCGTACGCGAACCCGTACGCGAACCCCGACACGGACCCGTATGCCGACCCCTACTCCGTCCCCGAGCAGGAGCCCTCGGCCCCGTACGACGGCCAGTACCTGGAGAGCGCCTGA
- a CDS encoding transglycosylase family protein: MGVRGRHRRYQPSSINRASLVVTAGGAGIALPLIGAGAAHAASVDTWNKVAACESTSNWHINTGNGYYGGLQFSQSTWRAFGGTAYAARADLATKEQQIAVAEKVLKGQGPQAWPVCGKQAGLSRSGPAPALGAQGKATAPAKAAPKAAAPAAPKAAPQAAPQGTTPRPTGTSVLPNPYVVAPGDSLSAIATEQHVEGGWQSLYETNRAVVGGDPDLIFPGQRLTLRVTAAPAAPPAPNPEKPPRTAEPVKPVAPAKPAEQAGAKPAEKPAEKPAEKPAEKPAEKPQTPSGAFSAPVDAGLGTAYHVAGSSWSSGYHTGIDFPVATGTTVKAVSSGQVVSAGWAGAYGYQVVIRHTDGRYSQYAHLSALSVKAGAAVTGGQRIGRSGSTGNTTGPHLHFEMRTGPGYGTDIDPLKYLRAHGVAI; the protein is encoded by the coding sequence ATGGGTGTACGGGGCCGGCACCGCCGGTATCAGCCGAGCAGCATCAACCGTGCCTCGCTCGTCGTCACCGCGGGCGGAGCCGGGATCGCGCTGCCCCTGATCGGAGCGGGAGCGGCACACGCCGCCTCGGTGGACACCTGGAACAAGGTCGCCGCCTGCGAATCCACGAGCAACTGGCACATCAACACCGGCAACGGCTACTACGGCGGACTCCAGTTCAGCCAGAGCACCTGGCGCGCCTTCGGCGGAACCGCGTACGCCGCTCGCGCCGATCTGGCCACCAAGGAACAGCAGATCGCCGTGGCCGAGAAGGTGCTGAAGGGTCAGGGACCGCAGGCCTGGCCGGTCTGCGGGAAGCAGGCCGGACTCAGCCGCAGCGGCCCCGCGCCCGCTCTCGGCGCTCAGGGCAAGGCGACGGCCCCCGCGAAGGCGGCCCCGAAGGCCGCGGCGCCGGCCGCCCCCAAGGCGGCTCCGCAGGCCGCTCCCCAGGGCACGACGCCCCGCCCGACCGGGACGTCCGTCCTGCCCAACCCCTACGTCGTCGCCCCCGGGGACTCGCTGTCGGCGATCGCCACCGAGCAGCACGTCGAGGGCGGCTGGCAGTCCCTGTACGAGACCAACCGGGCCGTCGTGGGCGGCGATCCGGACCTGATCTTCCCCGGACAGCGACTCACCCTGCGCGTGACCGCCGCACCGGCAGCACCGCCCGCGCCGAACCCGGAGAAGCCGCCGCGCACGGCCGAACCCGTGAAGCCCGTGGCACCGGCGAAGCCCGCCGAGCAGGCCGGTGCGAAACCGGCCGAAAAACCTGCCGAGAAGCCCGCGGAAAAGCCCGCGGAAAAGCCCGCGGAAAAGCCGCAGACCCCCTCCGGAGCCTTCAGCGCCCCGGTCGACGCGGGCCTGGGCACCGCCTACCACGTCGCGGGCTCGTCCTGGTCGAGCGGCTACCACACGGGCATCGACTTCCCGGTGGCCACCGGCACGACCGTCAAGGCCGTCAGTAGCGGGCAGGTCGTCTCAGCGGGCTGGGCCGGTGCGTACGGGTACCAGGTCGTCATCCGGCACACCGACGGCCGGTACTCCCAGTACGCGCACCTCTCGGCGCTCTCGGTCAAAGCCGGCGCGGCGGTCACCGGAGGACAGCGCATCGGCCGCTCCGGCTCGACCGGCAACACGACCGGCCCGCACCTTCACTTCGAGATGCGCACGGGACCCGGCTACGGCACCGACATCGACCCGCTGAAGTACCTGCGGGCCCACGGAGTCGCCATCTGA
- a CDS encoding NAD-dependent epimerase/dehydratase family protein — protein MKLLMLGGTEFVGRAITEDALSRGWDVTVFHRGHHAPPPGTTALHGDRTAPGGLDALAEGEWDFVVDTWGSAPTAVRDSARLLAGRVGRYVYISSRSVYSYPAPAGLAEDGPLVEGSPDAEATAYAEDKRGGELAVLDAFGDRALMLRAGLILGPYENVGRLPWWLNRIARGGPFLAPGHPDLPLQYIDVRDLARFSLDAAEAGLGGAYNTISPVGHTTMGGLLAACAAATGSDAEPRWTDAAVLEKAGVEPWVELPVWVPEGEMHDFMFGGDVTKALAAGLVCRPVEETAADTWAWLQTLGGVAPHRADRPMKGISAEREAELLGL, from the coding sequence ATGAAGCTGCTGATGCTGGGTGGAACCGAATTCGTCGGGCGCGCGATCACCGAAGACGCCCTGAGCCGCGGGTGGGACGTCACCGTCTTCCACCGCGGCCACCACGCGCCCCCGCCGGGGACCACGGCCCTGCACGGGGACCGCACCGCTCCCGGAGGCCTGGACGCCCTCGCCGAGGGGGAGTGGGACTTCGTCGTCGACACCTGGGGCAGCGCCCCCACTGCCGTGCGCGACAGCGCCCGCCTGCTGGCCGGCCGCGTCGGACGGTACGTGTACATCTCCAGCCGCTCGGTGTACTCCTACCCGGCTCCGGCCGGGCTGGCCGAGGACGGCCCGCTGGTCGAGGGATCGCCCGATGCCGAAGCCACCGCCTACGCCGAGGACAAGCGCGGCGGCGAGCTCGCCGTCCTCGACGCCTTCGGCGACCGCGCCCTCATGCTGCGCGCCGGGCTCATCCTCGGCCCGTACGAGAACGTGGGCCGGCTGCCCTGGTGGCTGAACCGCATCGCCCGCGGCGGCCCCTTCCTCGCGCCCGGGCACCCCGACCTGCCGCTCCAGTACATCGACGTGCGCGACCTCGCGCGCTTTTCCCTGGATGCGGCGGAGGCCGGTCTCGGAGGGGCCTACAACACGATCTCCCCGGTCGGCCACACCACGATGGGCGGCCTCTTGGCGGCCTGCGCCGCCGCCACCGGCTCCGACGCCGAACCGCGCTGGACCGATGCGGCGGTGCTCGAGAAGGCTGGGGTCGAGCCCTGGGTCGAGCTGCCCGTCTGGGTTCCCGAAGGCGAGATGCACGACTTCATGTTCGGCGGGGACGTCACCAAGGCCCTGGCGGCGGGCCTCGTCTGCCGCCCCGTGGAGGAGACCGCCGCCGACACCTGGGCCTGGCTCCAGACCCTCGGCGGAGTCGCCCCCCACCGGGCCGACCGGCCGATGAAGGGCATATCGGCCGAGCGGGAGGCGGAGCTACTCGGGCTCTGA